GAATGCCTCGTGCCCTGCCGCGAGCGTGTCCGCGTCGTAGTAGGCGTACACGCGCAAGGCCAGCGCCGTCGACGGTAGCCGGTGGTCCCAGTCGACCACGGCGATGCAGCCGTGGTAGGGGGTGCGGAACGGCGTGAGCGGCGGGAGCGCCTCGGCAAGTCGGACGGCCGCCTCGGGCTCGGCGAAAAGCCCCTGGTACGCCACTCGCGGATGTCGGCGCAGGTCCTTCGCGATGAGCTCCCGCAGATCCCGAATCATCTGCCGCTACCGATCAGGGTACACCAGCCGTCGACTCGAGCCGATCGATCAACTCGGAAATCTGGTCTGTGCGCAACTTGAGGCGTGCCGGATTGACCACGAGGCGCGCGGACACGTCCGCGATCGTCTCGACTTCGCGCAGGCCGTTTTGCCGCAGCGTCTCGCCGGTTTCCACGAGGTCGACGATGCGGTGCGCCAGCCCGAGTAGCGGCGCCAACTCGATCGACCCGGACAGCTTGATGATCTCCGCGGTAATTCCGCGCGCCTGCAGGTGCCGGCGCGTCAGGTTGGGATATTTCGTGGCGACCCGCATGTGAATGGGCGCCGCGTCGACAACCGGCGCGTCGACGGCCTCGGCGACGACCATGCGGCACCGGCCGATGCCGAGGTCGAGTGGCTCGTACAGGTCGCGTCCCTGCTCGTCGAGCACGTCGCTGCCGGCGATGCCGACGTCAGCGGCGCCGTAGTCGACGTAGGTGGGGACGTCTTGGCCGCGCAACACCAGCAGGCGCAGCGGCCCGGCGTCGTGCACGAGCCGCCGAGATGTCCGAATGCCGTCGCCGACCGCGTAGCCGGCGCGGCGCAACAGGTCGATGGCCTGCGCGAGTACGCGACCCTTCGGAATGGCGATCACCAGCGGGCGAGTGCGCGCCGCCGGCGGGCGGTGTCTCGGTTTCGCTCCCACGGGGCCGCCGACCGTACCGCATTTCGCGCGGCCACGGCAGCGCTGCTGCGCCGGTGGCTTCGCGCACGGCCCGCGTCATGCCTTGCAGCGCGCGATCCGCGCACCGAGTGGCGCCAGCTTCTCCTCGATGCGCGCGTAGCCCCGGTCGAGATGGTAAACGCGCAACACCTCGGTCTTGCCGTCGGCGACCAGGCCCGCGAGCACGAGACTCGCCGACGCGCGCAAGTCTGTCGCCATGACCGACGCGCCCGACAGCGGCCGGCCGCCGCGGATGACCGCCATGCGGCCCGACACGTGGATGTCCGCGCCCATTCGGCACAGTTCCGGCACGTGCATGAACCGGTTTTCGAAGATCGCCTCTTGGATGACGCTCTGGCCGTCCGCCTGCGACGCGAGCACCATGAACTGCGCCTGCATGTCGGTAGGGAAGCCCGGGTGCGGCTGCGTCATGATGTCGACCGGCCGCAGCGCCCCGTCGCACCGCACGCGGATGCCGCGCTCCTCGGTTGTCACCGTCGCGCCGGCAGCGCGGAGCTTTGCGATCACTGCGTCGAGGTGCTCCGGCGCCGCGCCGTCGACCAGCACGTCGCCACGCGTGATCGCGGCGGCCACCATGAACGTACCGGCTTCGATCCGATCGGGGATGATCGCGTGCTCGATCGGGTGGAGTTCGTCGACTCCCTCGATGTGAATTTCCGTGGTGCCGGCTCCCTGTACGCGTCCGCCCATTTTGTTGAGCACGCGCGCCAGGTCCTCCACCTCCGGTTCGCGCGCGGCGTTCTCGATGACGGTGTGACCGCGCGCGAGCGCCGCGGCCATCATCAGATTCTCGGTGCCGGTGACGGTCGGGATGTCGCACACGATGCGCGCGCCCGACAAACGGGGGGCATCCACCTCGACGTAGCCGTGCGACAGCGACACGCGCGCGCCGAGCGCCTCGAGGCCTTTGAGGTGTTGGTCGATCGGGCGCGCGCCGATGGCGCAGCCGCCGGGTAGCGACACCCGCGCGCGGCCGTATCGCGCCACGAGCGGCCCGAGCACCAGCACGCTCGCGCGCATCGTCTTGACCAGCTCGTACGGCGCCTCGCACCGCGCCTCGCGATCGCGCGGCGGCGAGATCTGCATCCCGTCCGGTCCGTCGGCGTCCACTTGACATCCCAGGTGCCGCAGCAGCTTGGCCATCGTGCGCACGTCGTCGAGCGCCGGCACGTTGCGCAACGCGCACGGGCCACCGGTCAGCAGCGTCGACGCCATCAGCGGCAACGCGGCGTTCTTGGCGCCGCTTACGCGCACCGTTCCCTCGAGACGCCGGCCGCCCTCGACGACGATCTTATCCACCGCCGCCCCCGGGTCCGCGTACCGTCTCGCCTGGTGCCTCCGCCGTCACGCCAGTCTACTCGTCCACGTCGACACGGATGTCGTCGCCGTCCAGCGTGACGCGCACGCGGCCCTCGGCGCCGCGGCCGAAGCACGCGAACGCTGCCTCTTCGAGGTGGCGCGTGAGCGTCGACGCGAGACCGCGCGCTCCGGTCTCTCGCTTGAGCGCCAGCCCGACGATGTGATCGAGCACGTCCTCGTCCACCACGAGTTCGTAGCCTTCGTGTTCGAACTCGCTCGTGATCCGGCGGATGACGTCGTGGTCGAGGATCGCTTTGAGCGTGTCGGCCGACAGCGCCTGAAATGGGATCACGCGCGTAAATCGTGCGACCAGCTCGGGCAGAAAACCGTATGCCTGGAAGTTGGCGACGCTCTCGACCTCCTCGTGGGTGAAGTCGACCGCGATCTGGTCGGGCGATGCGCCGCGAATAGGCGGCCTGCGGCCGAAGCCGATCGAGTCGGACGCGCCGCGCCGCTGGGCGACGTGCTTGAACCCCGAGAACGCGCCGGCCGCGACGAATGCAATGTCGGCGGTCGACAGCACGATGTGATCGCCATACGTCGAATGGGTCAGTTCGAGCGGCACGACCACCTCGGACGACTCGAGCATCTTGAGGAGTTCGCGCTGCACGCCCATGCCGGTGACGTCCTTGGTCGTGCCCGCGCCTGCGAAGATCGCGTTGTTCTGGCCGGACGCGAGTTTGTCGAACTCGTCCAGGCAGATGATGCCGATGGAGGCGAGCATCGGGTTGTCGTCAGCCGCGTGCAGCAGGCGCGTGAGGATGGTGCTCGGGTCCTGGCCGACGTAGCCCGTCTCGGAGTATGTGGTGATGTCGACGAGCGCGGTCGGCAGCTTGAGGATGGAGCGAAACAGCAGCTCGACCAGGTGGGTCTTTCCGCAGCCGGTCGGCCCGACCAGCAAGTAGTTGGTCTTGGCCGGCACCTGGTCGCGCGGTACGCCGTCGAGGTAGATGCGCTTGATACGGCGTACGTGCCGGTACGCCATCAGGCAAACGGCGCGGCGGGCGGATTCCTGCCCGCGGTAGCCGAGCCGGTCGAGCTCGGCGAAGATCTCGGCCGGGGGCAAGTCTGGGAGATCGCGGACGAATTTGATGAAATGCTCGAGGCCTGGCTTGCGGATTTTGCGCGTCGTGTCCATCGGGCGACTCCGGAAACGCTAGCACGCTCTCGCGCGCACGCGCACGTTTTCGCT
This genomic interval from Deltaproteobacteria bacterium contains the following:
- the murA gene encoding UDP-N-acetylglucosamine 1-carboxyvinyltransferase — encoded protein: MDKIVVEGGRRLEGTVRVSGAKNAALPLMASTLLTGGPCALRNVPALDDVRTMAKLLRHLGCQVDADGPDGMQISPPRDREARCEAPYELVKTMRASVLVLGPLVARYGRARVSLPGGCAIGARPIDQHLKGLEALGARVSLSHGYVEVDAPRLSGARIVCDIPTVTGTENLMMAAALARGHTVIENAAREPEVEDLARVLNKMGGRVQGAGTTEIHIEGVDELHPIEHAIIPDRIEAGTFMVAAAITRGDVLVDGAAPEHLDAVIAKLRAAGATVTTEERGIRVRCDGALRPVDIMTQPHPGFPTDMQAQFMVLASQADGQSVIQEAIFENRFMHVPELCRMGADIHVSGRMAVIRGGRPLSGASVMATDLRASASLVLAGLVADGKTEVLRVYHLDRGYARIEEKLAPLGARIARCKA
- a CDS encoding ATP phosphoribosyltransferase: MVIAIPKGRVLAQAIDLLRRAGYAVGDGIRTSRRLVHDAGPLRLLVLRGQDVPTYVDYGAADVGIAGSDVLDEQGRDLYEPLDLGIGRCRMVVAEAVDAPVVDAAPIHMRVATKYPNLTRRHLQARGITAEIIKLSGSIELAPLLGLAHRIVDLVETGETLRQNGLREVETIADVSARLVVNPARLKLRTDQISELIDRLESTAGVP
- a CDS encoding AAA family ATPase, which produces MDTTRKIRKPGLEHFIKFVRDLPDLPPAEIFAELDRLGYRGQESARRAVCLMAYRHVRRIKRIYLDGVPRDQVPAKTNYLLVGPTGCGKTHLVELLFRSILKLPTALVDITTYSETGYVGQDPSTILTRLLHAADDNPMLASIGIICLDEFDKLASGQNNAIFAGAGTTKDVTGMGVQRELLKMLESSEVVVPLELTHSTYGDHIVLSTADIAFVAAGAFSGFKHVAQRRGASDSIGFGRRPPIRGASPDQIAVDFTHEEVESVANFQAYGFLPELVARFTRVIPFQALSADTLKAILDHDVIRRITSEFEHEGYELVVDEDVLDHIVGLALKRETGARGLASTLTRHLEEAAFACFGRGAEGRVRVTLDGDDIRVDVDE